The Paenibacillus sp. JQZ6Y-1 DNA window TTCCTTTTGTCTTTACATCCTGACTGAAAAAGAACGGGTCTGTCGCTGTTTCAATTTTGCCATGCAGACCAATTCGGTCAAACAGCGCCCATACATCGTTCATGATAGCATCGCGTGTCTCTGCTACCCATTGCTGATCACCGACAAAAACAATCTCGCGCATCGTAAACTCAGTACGACGGAACGCATCCTTGCGCCAAGAGATCTCATTGCGGAAGCAACGTCCTTTGGCAGTCAGTACTCGACGTTGATTGCTGCGGCTGCCCTGATGTTCCTCATAGCAGTGATAACAAATGCACGGCTGCAGTATCTCGCCCGTTGGCACTAGCGATTGATGATGGGAATGACTGAGCGCCTGTTGACGGAATGCATTGATATTTTTATAGTTATGCGGCACAGTGGCTGTACCGACAATATTTTGCGGGAAATTAATATGGTATTGGTTGCGAACCATATTGTTTTTGCCAAACGTAGACGGATATTCGCGCAGCTCTGCCCCATGACGACGAGCAATGTCGATAAACGCATGATCTAACTGCTCGAGCAGTACAATATCCGTTTCGTCCAGATAAGCCGCCGCTGGCTTGGACGGAACCGGTTCAGCGTTAGGTTCTGCGATATCGCCATTCAAATTGTCGCGCACCACCGTTTTGCCAATGACACGCGTCTGCTCTAAGCTCGCACACAGCTCATCGTAGTGCTGCTCCAGCTCCTGCCGCTTGGACGGGTCTTCGGTATCCAATATCACCTGAATCGTACTGGACTGTATATGATAATCTACAGCGGTAATTTCCTCCGCCAGATAGGGCACCCGTTCCATCAACAAATCAATTTTGCCGGTCATCTTGTCCGATACATGCAGCAGTATTTCCATCAGGACTGCTCCTCTCTGAGTCTCCATGGTTGTCTTTTATCTAACGCTCTTATTGTATGATTAAACCGTTCACACAAATGGAATAACATCGATCTGTGCTTCCAAACCGGGATTGAGACCATGACACAAGGCATATACTGCCGCTATAACGGGGTTATAGCGTATTTCCCGGCATTCATTTTTTCTTTTCTCGGATATGATCGTACAGGTTGTCATGTTATTTTATCGGCAATTGAGGGCAAAATATATAGTACATAGGTGTGACGAATATGCAAAAAAAGCTAGTATTCTTCCTAGGAAAAATACTAGCTTTTACAGAGCCGCCATATTCAGGATACCAATTCCGCATACTCCTTAGGAGCAGCGAAATTATTTGACAATCAATACAGGAATGCGCGCGTTTTGTACCACGTTGTGGCTGACGCTACCTAATACGAATTCGCGGATACTGCCCAGACCGCGACTACCGATAATAATGACATCGGAATTGTGATTCTCGGCAAATTCCAACACGCTCTGTGCTGCCGAGCCTTGGATCATCTCTACATCGAACTTGTTAGTGATACCGGATTCCTCCAGACGACGTTTCGCTTCCTTCGCCGTTTGCATCGCCATTTCGTACAATTCCTCGTTCGAGGTCGTTGGCACTGGTACAATTCCCTCGCCCATAAAATAGCGCGGGAAATCAAACACATGAATAGCGTCGATATGTGCCTCAGGATTGGCGCGCGCCAGCTCCACTGCGCGACTCAGCGCTTTGTTGGATGCCTTCGAACCATCATAAGCAAGCAGAATATTAGAAAATAACATGTGTGTTCCCCTCTCTCTCGGCTTATGCCGTTGTCATTCACGCCACATTGCCCCGCAAGTAAGCGGTAGGTCGATCTATGTAGTGGGACTGGTGACTACGTTTCTTACTATCTTTATATTACCCGAAATGCTTTCATGATGAAACGAATGTACTGTGGTCTGCTCGTATGATGCGTCATTCCAACATTATACTCCCCTTAACTTTCTATTCATTTTTTCTTCATACAGCGGTTGTATAATAAGCCCTACATTGACAACGGAGCCTGATCGGCTGGACGCTTGGTCGTCCCCAGATGATTCCGCTATAGGGAGGATTGCCATGAACCGCAACCAGCTTCATCAATTTCTGCTCGAACACAACACGCGCCCTGCGCCAGATTGGAACGAGCTGCTTCTCCGGTATACGCCGGAGTATACGATCATCAAAGGACAACAGGTATATCGGTTTGATTGGAATCTGGATACGCTGAATACGCCGATTCAGGATAGCCTTGTAATTGCGCAGCATATACCGGGTTCGTTTCTACCATTTCATATGCAGCAAGACAGTAAACTGATCTATGTATATGAAGGACAATGCCAAGTCGCGCTTCAGCAGCATTCTGATCTGATATTGAAGAAGGGCGATTTGCTGCTGATCGACAAGCAGACGCCGCACGCTATACGGAATATTTCCGATCAAGATATTGTTATGGACATCAAGCTAAAGCAGGATTATTTGTCGTCCAGCTTTCTAAATCGATATACGAATAAAAATACCACCTCACAGTTTCTCATTCACTCGCTGATCGATCACCGACGTGCCAACAGCTATTTGCATTTCCCATTCCATCCAGAGTCTCATATTCGCGAGACGATGGAGCGTATTCTGTGTGAATATTTTGAGCGCGACTTCTGCTCTGCTGATCTGATCGACTCGTACTGCTTTGCACTGTTTACGGAGCTACTGCGTTATAGCGGAACGGGGCATCAGCGCCATCTGCACTTACAGGCGAAAAATGCGCTCGTGCTGGATTTTCTTCATTATATCGAGCAGCACTACCGCGCATGCAGTCTGGTGGAAATGGCGGAGCACTTTGGGTATCATCCCAATTACATTTCCGCCTTTTTGAAAAAGGAAACTGGGC harbors:
- a CDS encoding phosphopantetheine-binding protein — translated: MEILLHVSDKMTGKIDLLMERVPYLAEEITAVDYHIQSSTIQVILDTEDPSKRQELEQHYDELCASLEQTRVIGKTVVRDNLNGDIAEPNAEPVPSKPAAAYLDETDIVLLEQLDHAFIDIARRHGAELREYPSTFGKNNMVRNQYHINFPQNIVGTATVPHNYKNINAFRQQALSHSHHQSLVPTGEILQPCICYHCYEEHQGSRSNQRRVLTAKGRCFRNEISWRKDAFRRTEFTMREIVFVGDQQWVAETRDAIMNDVWALFDRIGLHGKIETATDPFFFSQDVKTKGTYQMVSNAKYELAAVRTTGQESSIASFNYCEDVLCGKYDIADEQGEQLYSGCVAFGTDRWKEAFLDRHGRDRSSWPSFEEQAGVVVDQAQSQSAVTVQQSVMKHDAEQTVMEVLNEIFEGKLEVGREDDLNKAGLDSITTIDLIVGLENKLGIQIRDQDLTVTNLTSIRSITDMLNTGYGMAPLEEKQSVASGQTK
- a CDS encoding universal stress protein: MLFSNILLAYDGSKASNKALSRAVELARANPEAHIDAIHVFDFPRYFMGEGIVPVPTTSNEELYEMAMQTAKEAKRRLEESGITNKFDVEMIQGSAAQSVLEFAENHNSDVIIIGSRGLGSIREFVLGSVSHNVVQNARIPVLIVK
- a CDS encoding AraC family transcriptional regulator; this translates as MNRNQLHQFLLEHNTRPAPDWNELLLRYTPEYTIIKGQQVYRFDWNLDTLNTPIQDSLVIAQHIPGSFLPFHMQQDSKLIYVYEGQCQVALQQHSDLILKKGDLLLIDKQTPHAIRNISDQDIVMDIKLKQDYLSSSFLNRYTNKNTTSQFLIHSLIDHRRANSYLHFPFHPESHIRETMERILCEYFERDFCSADLIDSYCFALFTELLRYSGTGHQRHLHLQAKNALVLDFLHYIEQHYRACSLVEMAEHFGYHPNYISAFLKKETGRSFMDLLQIERLNKAALYLIHSDMPIPSIAEEVGYSSASFFHKKFKEMFTSTPSHYREQARM